A part of Myxococcus landrumus genomic DNA contains:
- a CDS encoding OmpP1/FadL family transporter: MKKTLSLMTLLAAGASQAAGFQIDTQSARSTGMGNAATAWLDDSSAIYSNAANILGVKRLDITVGDTGILPLLEFTPDGGGAQSQKLTVSPPPHVFAVFRPFESLAFGVGAYAPYGARSRWKDDFVGRFRGKESSLTAYYINPTVAYQPHEAIRVGAGLDIVRSTVEIRRGLNFVESEGAIHLGGGAWGVGFNAGIQAELLPKELTLGVHYRSAVGVTFDGKADFQNVPTEFQQRMTDQRVSADVTFPSTLAIGLAFFPMERLTVAFDAQVTFWSSFEELAIEFPDTPALNNPVAKNWATKAKYHLGAEYTVTPQLQARAGFVADLAPSPEETLTPDLPDADRYKLTVGAGYTMGALRADAGYQFVILSETRSTAPGMGGTYSGSAHVLSVTLGYAL, from the coding sequence ATGAAGAAGACGCTCTCCCTCATGACACTGCTCGCCGCGGGAGCCAGCCAGGCCGCGGGGTTCCAGATCGACACGCAGAGCGCACGCTCGACGGGCATGGGCAACGCGGCGACCGCATGGCTGGACGACTCGTCGGCCATCTACTCCAACGCGGCCAACATCCTGGGCGTGAAGCGGTTGGACATCACCGTGGGCGACACGGGCATCCTCCCGCTGCTGGAGTTCACGCCGGACGGCGGCGGCGCGCAGAGCCAGAAGCTGACGGTGTCTCCGCCCCCGCATGTGTTCGCGGTGTTCCGTCCCTTCGAATCCCTGGCGTTCGGCGTGGGAGCGTACGCGCCCTACGGCGCGCGCAGCCGCTGGAAGGACGACTTCGTGGGCCGCTTCCGCGGGAAGGAGTCGAGCCTCACGGCGTACTACATCAACCCCACCGTCGCGTATCAGCCGCATGAGGCGATTCGCGTGGGCGCGGGCCTGGACATCGTGCGCTCCACCGTGGAGATCCGCCGCGGGCTGAACTTCGTGGAGAGCGAGGGCGCCATCCACCTGGGCGGCGGCGCGTGGGGCGTGGGCTTCAACGCGGGCATCCAGGCGGAGCTGCTCCCGAAGGAGCTGACGCTCGGGGTGCACTACCGCAGCGCGGTGGGCGTCACGTTCGACGGCAAAGCGGACTTCCAGAACGTGCCCACGGAGTTCCAGCAGCGGATGACGGACCAGCGCGTGAGCGCGGACGTCACCTTCCCCTCGACGCTCGCCATCGGCCTGGCCTTCTTCCCGATGGAGCGGCTGACGGTGGCCTTCGATGCGCAGGTGACGTTCTGGTCCTCCTTCGAGGAACTGGCCATCGAGTTCCCGGACACGCCGGCGCTCAACAACCCGGTGGCGAAGAACTGGGCGACGAAGGCGAAGTACCACCTGGGCGCCGAGTACACCGTCACGCCCCAGCTCCAGGCGCGCGCGGGCTTCGTCGCGGACCTGGCGCCCAGCCCCGAGGAGACGCTCACCCCCGACCTCCCGGACGCGGACCGCTACAAGCTCACCGTGGGCGCGGGCTACACCATGGGAGCCCTGCGCGCGGACGCGGGCTACCAGTTCGTCATCCTCTCGGAGACGCGGAGCACCGCGCCTGGAATGGGCGGCACGTACTCGGGCTCCGCCCATGTGCTGAGCGTGACGCTCGGCTACGCGCTGTAG